One region of Archocentrus centrarchus isolate MPI-CPG fArcCen1 chromosome 6, fArcCen1, whole genome shotgun sequence genomic DNA includes:
- the LOC115781434 gene encoding kielin/chordin-like protein — MGVHVVARQAPRSTATVFSLSSASSPILQIISSTLDNTLRLDYQAEGKPHSFASFHFPGTNPFSSETWVQLAVSLEPDRLTFFVDCQEAAVLLIESENKINLELPQDVLITLGSTLGKRDSKFSGYLKTAKLSLKAYPRRPWICNNLTEVESLVPSYQIKVVWPFSSDINKVEENDRLKKLERRMGELARVLDMVQNEIDKLQKDDRLQKLEKRTEEVARVLDIVKDEPCCPQPCPPQPCCPQPCCPQPCCPQPCPPQRCTEAKVPDCQTPACNPCPPQPRPPQVCPTQNCKEENVPDCQRRACDGGNRECSACSEENVPEVCEQQPTSCVVNGYDFPNGAVIPGGDPCQECRCVDGNMACSPVRCPALSCHNPVRHTGECCPQCEQCKFQSKVYVNGETFTSKRHPCLQCHCSAGQVSCEHMAASCPTPQCTHPAKHRRQCCPTCSKCEYERRVYTDGTAFTSAGSGSCLQCRCKGGNVLCSEEKCPPVHCSNPVRDPHHCCPVCKSCIIDGVEYEEGSKWQPEGLCSSCTCVDGETLCTPTPCPPTNCHHPTTITGSCCSVCDSCTYNQHVYSNGQRFTLPDHPCYICTCQDGTVQCETQLCPPLNCRGSYTPPGECCPRCPGI, encoded by the exons ATGGGTGTTCATGTAGTGGCACGCCAGGCACCTCGATCCACTGCcactgttttttctctttcctctgcATCTTCACCCATTCTCCAGATCATCTCCTCCACCCTCGATAACACCCTGCGTTTGGACTACCAGGCTGAAGGAAAACCACACAGTTTTGCCAGCTTTCACTTTCCGGGGACAAACCCTTTCTCCAGTGAAACATGGGTACAGCTGGCTGTGAGCCTGGAGCCTGACAGACTGACATTTTTTGTGGACTGTCAAGAAGCTGCAGTTTTACTGATAGAAAGTGAGAACAAGATCAACCTGGAGCTTCCTCAAGATGTTCTCATCACTCTTGGCAGCACATTAGGAAAGAGAGACAGTAAATTTAGT gGATATCTGAAGACAGCTAAACTTTCACTGAAAGCATATCCAAGGCGTCCATGGATCTGCAACAATCTTACAG AGGTTGAGTCACTGGTGCCTTCCTATCAGATCAAAGTAGTCTGGcccttctcctctgacatcaacaag GTAGAGGAAAATGATAGACTGAAGAAGCTAGAGAGGAGGATGGGGGAGCTGGCTCGTGTGCTGGATATGGTCCAAAATGAG attgacaaactgcagaaagaTGATAGACTGCAGAAGCTAGAGAAGAGGACAGAGGAGGTGGCTCGTGTGCTGGACATAGTCAAAGATGAG CCATGTTGTCCTCAGCCATGTCCTCCTCAGCCATGTTGTCCTCAGCCATGTTGTCCTCAGCCATGTTGTCCTCAGCCATGTCCTCCACAAAGATGCACAGAAGCAAAAGTACCTGACTGTCAAACACCAGCATGCAAT CCATGTCCTCCACAGCCGCGTCCTCCCCAGGTGTGCCCTACTCAGAACTGCAAAGAGGAGAATGTACCTGATTGTCAAAGACGTGCATGCGAT GGGGGTAACAGAGAGTGCTCTGCCTGTTCAGAAGAGAATGTACCTGAAGTCTGTGAACAGCAACCCACAA GCTGTGTTGTGAATGGGTATGACTTCCCTAATGGAGCTGTGATCCCTGGTGGAGACCCTTGTCAAGAGTGTAGATGTGTG GATGGAAATATGGCATGTTCACCTGTCCGCTGTCCTGCGTTGTCTTGTCACAACCCAGTGCGTCATACTGGAGAGTGTTGTCCACA ATGTGAGCAGTGTAAATTTCAGTCCAAAGTATATGTAAATGGAGAGACGTTCACATCCAAGAGACACCCCTGCCTCCAATGCCACTGCTCT GCGGGTCAAGTGTCATGTGAACACATGGCTGCATCATGTCCTACACCACAGTGTACTCATCCAGCTAAGCACAGAAGACAATGTTGCCCCACATGCAGTA AGTGTGAGTATGAACGGAGGGTGTATACTGATGGGACAGCGTTCACCTCTGCTGGGAGTGGATCCTGCCTGCAGTGCAGGTGTAAG GGTGGAAATGTACTTTGCAGTGAAGAAAAGTGTCCTCCAGTCCACTGCTCCAACCCTGTTAGAGACCCACATCATTGCTGTCCAGTCTGCAAAA GTTGCATAATTGATGGTGTCGAATACGAAGAGGGCTCCAAATGGCAGCCTGAGGGTCTGTGTTCCAGCTGCACTTGTGTGGATGGAGAGACCTTATGTACACCCACACCATGCCCCCCCACCAACTGTCACCATCCAACCACGAttactg GCTCCTGTTGTTCAGTGTGTGACAGCTGCACTTACAACCAGCATGTGTATAGTAACGGCCAGAGGTTTACACTCCCTGACCATCCCTGTTACATCTGCACTTGTCAG GATGGCACTGTTCAGTGTGAGACACAACTTTGTCCCCCACTTAACTGCAGGGGCTCATACACCCCACCTGGAGAATGCTGCCCCAGATGCCCGGGCATCTAA